In one Zobellia galactanivorans genomic region, the following are encoded:
- a CDS encoding SusC/RagA family TonB-linked outer membrane protein, giving the protein MNLKRMLLLLLFASMVSLQAQQNLTGTITDGSGQPLPGVNVLVKGTTVGTVADFDGNYAIKAPEGATLEFSYLGFITQSVQVSKQTTINVVLEEDVALLEEVVVIGYGTSTKKDLVSSVASVKSDVLENQPVARVDQALQGRATGVEVTSNNGTPGSGATIRIRGNSSINGNNDPLYVIDGFIAGTGFNLNTINVNDIASIEILKDATALSIYGTRGASGVILITTKNGKGMAPGKPVVTVNHYQSIQETANRIDILGGQDFIDYKNESYQFVPGPDGFGYTDTSLPLVLDPENTTTTDWLDLVEQPGSISNTDVSVTGNSENANYFISGNYFNQKGVLRGSGLERVNFRTNLDVRVSDRFKTGIRANITHYKIENNKVDYGNIVSSVLPIRPVYLEDGSYSFENPISAGLERNPEADIQLRVDHDLVTQIITNAYVEYEVAKNLSFKSTFGAQLNYKKENNYLPGILPERVNGGFGRINTNFTKSILNENTLNYNLDLDDHSIKVLGGFTWQKDNNESTRTEADQFPNDVVLFNNLALGDASTAVVGSGYGQRTLTSFLGRVNYGYKSKYLLTLVGRYDGSSVFETGNKYAFFPSIGAAWNVDEEDFLSDSDVVDRFKLRGSYGIVGEQGVAAYNSIATYANTTTVFNGSLVNGVLVGKVPSSGLTWETTKQLDLGIELGFLNNRISFEADYYKKTTDDLLLSVALSGQVGANSTTQLQNLGSVRNSGFEFGLNTINVQNENFTWESNLSISSNQSEILELDGQEYISLQSTGNQGGNSARLIVGEALPTFVGAKYLGTYKSADEIIADGREGRSFIGGPRYEDVNGDSNINDEDFVVLGSPIPDFYGGFRNTFTYKDLSLDVFFHGSYGAEIYNVRSQTAYFGRGEQNVDPIVLDRWTGGVNETSDIPRAGPSNSLFNPNSSLNIEDGSYLRLKTATLNYNVPLESGGLSNIFSALNVYVTGTNLLLFTDFTLGDPEVNNFTAGSGLNSVSQGFATGQYPYAKTITLGVKVEF; this is encoded by the coding sequence ATGAATTTGAAAAGAATGTTATTGCTATTGCTGTTCGCCAGTATGGTGTCGCTTCAGGCTCAGCAAAATTTGACAGGAACTATAACGGATGGGTCTGGCCAACCACTTCCCGGTGTGAATGTATTGGTCAAGGGCACCACGGTAGGTACCGTGGCCGACTTTGATGGTAATTACGCTATTAAGGCGCCCGAAGGGGCAACTTTGGAATTTAGTTATTTGGGATTTATAACCCAAAGTGTTCAAGTATCGAAGCAGACTACGATAAACGTGGTACTTGAAGAAGATGTTGCACTTCTGGAAGAGGTAGTGGTCATTGGTTACGGAACTTCAACGAAGAAAGATTTGGTATCTTCCGTTGCTTCCGTAAAATCCGATGTTCTCGAAAACCAACCCGTTGCCAGGGTAGACCAGGCCTTACAGGGCCGTGCTACAGGGGTAGAAGTTACTTCGAACAACGGAACCCCAGGTTCTGGGGCTACTATACGTATTAGGGGTAACAGTTCCATTAATGGAAACAACGACCCATTGTACGTTATCGATGGTTTTATTGCCGGTACGGGGTTTAACCTGAACACGATCAATGTTAACGATATTGCATCCATTGAAATCTTAAAAGATGCCACCGCGCTTTCCATCTACGGAACCAGGGGGGCTTCTGGTGTAATTTTGATTACGACCAAAAATGGTAAGGGAATGGCACCGGGAAAACCGGTAGTGACCGTTAATCATTATCAGAGTATTCAAGAAACGGCCAACCGTATCGATATTCTGGGGGGACAAGACTTTATAGATTACAAAAACGAATCGTATCAATTTGTACCGGGACCCGATGGTTTTGGTTATACCGATACGTCTTTGCCACTGGTTTTAGATCCTGAAAACACTACAACAACCGATTGGTTGGATCTAGTGGAGCAACCAGGTTCTATTTCAAATACAGATGTTTCCGTAACCGGGAATTCTGAAAATGCCAATTACTTTATCTCTGGGAATTATTTCAATCAAAAAGGAGTTCTTAGAGGCTCTGGTTTAGAAAGGGTAAACTTCAGAACCAATCTAGATGTTAGGGTTTCCGATAGGTTTAAGACCGGTATTCGCGCCAACATTACACACTACAAAATAGAAAACAACAAAGTAGATTACGGTAATATTGTTTCTAGCGTACTTCCTATACGACCGGTATATTTGGAAGACGGAAGTTATTCGTTTGAAAACCCTATCAGTGCAGGGTTGGAACGAAACCCAGAAGCAGATATACAATTACGTGTAGACCATGACTTGGTTACCCAGATAATCACCAATGCCTATGTAGAATATGAAGTAGCCAAGAACCTTTCGTTTAAATCTACTTTTGGTGCCCAGTTAAATTATAAAAAGGAAAACAACTATTTACCAGGTATTTTACCAGAAAGGGTAAATGGAGGTTTCGGTCGTATCAATACCAATTTTACGAAGAGCATCTTGAATGAAAATACGCTGAACTATAACTTGGATTTAGATGATCATTCTATAAAAGTGCTAGGTGGTTTTACATGGCAAAAAGACAACAATGAAAGTACCCGCACTGAAGCGGATCAATTTCCAAACGATGTAGTACTTTTTAATAACTTGGCTTTAGGTGATGCTTCAACGGCAGTAGTAGGTTCCGGTTACGGACAACGAACCTTGACTTCCTTCTTGGGTAGGGTCAACTATGGGTATAAAAGTAAATACCTATTGACTTTAGTAGGTAGGTATGATGGTTCTTCCGTATTTGAAACAGGCAATAAATATGCCTTCTTTCCTTCAATAGGAGCTGCATGGAACGTTGATGAAGAAGATTTTTTGTCCGATTCCGATGTTGTAGACAGGTTTAAACTTAGAGGTAGTTACGGTATTGTTGGGGAGCAGGGCGTAGCCGCTTATAATTCAATCGCAACTTATGCCAATACCACAACGGTTTTTAACGGCTCTTTGGTGAACGGGGTTCTTGTTGGTAAAGTTCCGAGTAGTGGTTTGACTTGGGAGACAACAAAGCAGCTGGATTTAGGGATAGAATTGGGCTTCTTGAACAATAGGATATCCTTTGAAGCCGATTATTACAAAAAAACAACGGATGATCTATTGTTATCGGTAGCACTGTCCGGTCAGGTAGGGGCAAATTCCACTACCCAATTACAGAACTTGGGGTCGGTAAGAAACAGTGGTTTTGAATTTGGTTTGAATACCATCAACGTACAGAACGAAAACTTTACATGGGAGTCTAACCTTAGTATATCATCTAACCAAAGTGAAATATTGGAGTTAGATGGGCAAGAGTATATTTCCCTGCAATCTACAGGAAATCAAGGAGGGAATTCCGCACGGTTGATCGTGGGTGAGGCCTTGCCAACCTTTGTCGGGGCAAAATATTTGGGAACTTATAAAAGTGCCGACGAGATTATTGCCGACGGTAGGGAAGGACGATCCTTCATCGGTGGCCCGAGATACGAAGACGTCAATGGCGATTCGAATATCAATGATGAGGACTTTGTCGTACTCGGTAGCCCGATACCCGATTTTTACGGTGGTTTTAGAAACACGTTTACATACAAAGACCTTTCTTTAGATGTGTTTTTTCACGGTAGCTACGGAGCCGAAATTTACAACGTAAGATCGCAAACGGCTTATTTTGGTAGAGGCGAGCAAAACGTTGATCCTATTGTATTGGATCGGTGGACGGGCGGTGTAAACGAAACGTCCGACATACCAAGGGCCGGGCCTTCTAACAGTCTTTTTAACCCTAATAGCAGTTTGAATATTGAAGATGGATCGTATTTAAGGTTGAAGACAGCTACCTTAAATTACAATGTTCCTTTAGAATCAGGCGGACTTAGCAATATTTTCAGTGCTTTGAATGTCTACGTTACGGGAACGAACCTCCTACTTTTTACAGACTTTACGCTGGGTGATCCAGAAGTAAACAATTTTACCGCAGGAAGCGGCCTTAATTCTGTTTCCCAAGGTTTTGCCACAGGTCAATATCCTTACGCAAAAACTATAACCCTAGGTGTGAAAGTAGAATTTTAA
- a CDS encoding RagB/SusD family nutrient uptake outer membrane protein: MKTNITSKFLILLVGFLALSSCDEFLEEDLRDEITPDAFFTNDKEAELAVNGVYRLFHDNNLYKQRGLDNYYTSGADIQAANRDVNGAIHNYLIQEGTADGNGTWIQLYRVVNNTTEFITNIEGNESLSDDAKNSRLGELLFLRALAYYHLTNLWGDVPFYTEQLPVLERSVLGRTPKAEIRSAMKDDLARAFDLLPSSYSGNDLGRASKWAAATLKAKYHLFDKEWALAKAECDIVIDGGAHRLLDNYSDVFDQSDPSNQYNDEYIFVVDFEADYDGPLATTRTDDYNPRIRDEPAGRNNDTIVNGVSGSKVDIFQGLLREQGEDMTGYGWSVPLPEFALRENWQDGDLRYDATIVTEYLGWKLSFPYFRKNWNLDQENSLRGNHPENYIVFRLADVYLMAAEAENELNGPGGAYYYVNKVRERAFEPDQPWSGMSKDEFREAMYEERKFELSAEGHRRMDLIRWGILIDRVKTVQHRAWNNPAANIQPYHVLLPIPQQQLELNPNLLESDPTNNGYR, from the coding sequence ATGAAAACTAATATAACGAGCAAATTTTTAATACTACTTGTGGGCTTTCTAGCTTTAAGCTCATGTGACGAATTTTTGGAGGAAGACCTCCGCGACGAGATTACCCCTGACGCCTTTTTTACCAATGATAAGGAAGCTGAATTGGCCGTAAATGGGGTTTATAGATTATTTCATGATAACAACCTTTACAAGCAACGTGGGTTGGATAATTATTATACGAGCGGTGCAGATATACAGGCGGCCAATAGGGATGTTAATGGGGCCATTCATAATTACCTGATTCAAGAGGGAACCGCAGACGGTAACGGAACTTGGATCCAGTTGTACCGGGTTGTGAATAATACCACGGAATTCATTACCAATATTGAAGGTAACGAGAGTTTATCTGACGACGCCAAGAACAGCAGATTGGGTGAATTACTCTTCCTAAGGGCCTTGGCGTACTATCACTTGACCAATTTATGGGGAGATGTTCCTTTTTATACGGAGCAGTTGCCGGTGTTGGAACGATCGGTATTGGGAAGAACCCCAAAGGCAGAGATAAGAAGTGCCATGAAAGACGATTTGGCACGCGCATTTGATTTATTGCCCAGTTCTTATTCGGGTAATGATTTAGGCAGGGCCAGTAAATGGGCCGCGGCGACCTTAAAGGCAAAATACCACCTTTTTGATAAAGAGTGGGCCTTGGCAAAGGCGGAATGCGATATTGTAATCGATGGTGGGGCACACAGATTATTGGATAATTATTCCGATGTGTTCGATCAGTCGGATCCAAGCAATCAGTATAACGACGAATATATTTTTGTAGTGGACTTTGAAGCTGATTATGACGGACCTTTAGCTACCACAAGAACGGATGACTACAATCCGCGTATTAGGGATGAACCGGCTGGAAGGAATAACGATACTATTGTAAACGGGGTTTCCGGAAGTAAAGTGGATATTTTTCAAGGTCTTTTGCGTGAACAAGGCGAAGATATGACCGGTTATGGTTGGTCGGTACCTCTACCTGAATTCGCTTTAAGGGAAAACTGGCAAGATGGTGATCTAAGATACGATGCTACTATCGTTACTGAATATTTAGGATGGAAATTGTCCTTCCCATACTTCCGGAAGAACTGGAATCTAGATCAAGAGAATTCTTTACGTGGGAACCACCCGGAAAACTATATTGTTTTTCGTTTAGCAGATGTATATCTAATGGCTGCTGAGGCCGAGAATGAGTTGAACGGCCCGGGAGGCGCCTATTATTATGTCAATAAAGTAAGGGAAAGAGCTTTCGAGCCAGACCAACCGTGGAGTGGCATGTCTAAGGATGAATTTAGGGAAGCTATGTATGAGGAGCGTAAGTTCGAGCTAAGTGCCGAAGGTCACCGTCGTATGGACCTTATACGTTGGGGTATTTTGATAGATCGTGTAAAAACGGTACAACACCGTGCATGGAACAATCCTGCCGCAAATATCCAGCCCTATCACGTATTGTTGCCCATACCACAACAACAATTGGAACTAAATCCAAACTTACTTGAGTCCGACCCGACCAATAATGGTTACCGGTAA
- a CDS encoding arylsulfatase produces the protein MKQFLYLILLTTLILSCKNKAKDSSSLKTAIATKPNIVYILADDLGYGDLSSYGQQKFSTPNIDKLAKDGILFTQHYSGSTVCAPSRSALLTGMHTGHTVVRGNKEILPEGQYPLPDNTYTLAEAMKKAGYITGAFGKWGLGFPGSEGDPLNQGFDAFFGYNCQRLGHNYYPRHLWANKDSLVLEGNSGFKKETYAPELIHDKTLEFIEMNKDNPFFLYVASIIPHAELTAPEEIMEKYKGKFAPETVYEGVDDGPEYKLGPYGSQKEPHAAFAAMVHLLDAQVGEIMATLEKLGIADNTLVVFTSDNGPHTEGGADPEYFNSSGPFRGTKRDLYEGGIRVPMVAAWPGKIKPGSRTELVSAFWDVFPTFSDIAGIETPEGLDGISFLPTLLGDTDQQKEHEYLYWEFHEKGGRQAIRKGNWKAVKYNVFKGPDVPIELYDISTDVAEENDLAAEHPEIIEEMKVLFQEARTPSEVFTFNQETYLNVK, from the coding sequence ATGAAACAATTTCTTTATTTGATTTTGCTGACCACTTTGATTCTTTCATGTAAGAACAAGGCCAAGGATTCTTCAAGCCTGAAAACGGCAATTGCGACCAAGCCCAATATCGTGTATATTTTGGCCGATGACCTGGGGTATGGCGACCTAAGTTCGTACGGACAGCAAAAATTTTCTACGCCCAATATCGACAAGCTGGCAAAAGACGGCATCCTTTTTACCCAACACTATTCGGGTAGTACGGTATGCGCGCCTTCACGATCGGCCTTGTTAACGGGCATGCATACGGGCCATACGGTCGTAAGGGGAAATAAGGAAATTTTACCGGAAGGGCAATACCCTTTGCCGGACAACACCTATACCTTGGCCGAGGCCATGAAAAAAGCAGGCTATATTACAGGGGCCTTCGGAAAGTGGGGATTAGGTTTCCCAGGATCCGAGGGAGATCCCTTAAACCAAGGCTTCGATGCTTTTTTTGGGTACAACTGCCAACGTTTAGGACATAACTATTACCCTAGACATCTTTGGGCCAATAAAGATTCCTTGGTGCTCGAGGGCAATTCGGGCTTTAAAAAAGAGACTTATGCTCCCGAATTGATTCATGATAAAACACTGGAGTTTATAGAGATGAACAAAGACAATCCTTTCTTTCTCTATGTGGCTTCCATCATACCACATGCCGAATTGACCGCCCCTGAGGAAATCATGGAAAAATACAAAGGTAAATTCGCCCCTGAAACGGTTTATGAAGGGGTTGATGACGGTCCCGAATACAAATTAGGGCCTTATGGATCGCAAAAGGAACCACACGCTGCATTTGCTGCCATGGTACATCTATTGGATGCCCAAGTCGGTGAAATTATGGCGACCTTGGAAAAATTGGGTATTGCCGATAATACCCTTGTGGTCTTTACATCCGACAATGGTCCGCATACCGAAGGTGGTGCCGATCCAGAGTATTTTAACAGCAGCGGTCCGTTTCGCGGAACCAAAAGAGATCTTTACGAAGGAGGTATCAGGGTGCCTATGGTCGCGGCATGGCCGGGCAAGATCAAGCCTGGAAGTAGAACGGAACTGGTATCGGCGTTCTGGGACGTGTTTCCTACCTTTTCTGATATAGCGGGTATTGAAACTCCCGAAGGCTTGGATGGAATTTCATTTTTGCCCACACTTTTAGGAGATACCGATCAGCAAAAGGAACATGAATACCTGTATTGGGAATTTCATGAAAAGGGAGGTAGGCAAGCCATCCGTAAAGGTAATTGGAAAGCGGTAAAATACAATGTATTCAAGGGGCCTGATGTGCCAATCGAACTTTATGATATTAGCACCGATGTTGCTGAAGAAAACGACTTGGCAGCGGAGCATCCGGAAATAATTGAAGAAATGAAAGTGTTGTTCCAAGAGGCCCGTACGCCCTCGGAAGTATTCACTTTTAATCAAGAGACTTATTTGAACGTTAAATAG
- a CDS encoding SGNH/GDSL hydrolase family protein, whose product MKKQLFLIIALCAILVGFDQDNKPKVLIIGDSISLGYTPHVKSALKDKANVFHNKGNAQHTGTGIEKLDEWLGDTQWDVIHFNWGLWDLCYRHPDAKTQGNRDKVNGTVTYTPEQYRDNMEALVVRLKQTGAKLIFATTSYVPEGEVGRFVKSDKIYNKMAVEVMKKHGVTINPLNRISKKVYKKHAAGPGNVHYTKEGYRLLSEPVVKYIEKSLGF is encoded by the coding sequence ATGAAAAAACAACTGTTTCTTATTATTGCGCTTTGTGCGATTTTAGTAGGTTTTGACCAAGACAATAAACCCAAGGTCTTGATTATTGGCGATTCCATTTCCTTAGGATATACGCCCCATGTAAAATCGGCCTTAAAAGATAAGGCCAACGTATTCCATAATAAGGGGAATGCCCAACACACGGGAACGGGAATCGAGAAATTAGATGAATGGCTAGGGGATACCCAGTGGGACGTGATTCATTTCAATTGGGGACTGTGGGATTTGTGTTACCGCCATCCCGATGCAAAAACGCAAGGTAACAGGGACAAGGTAAACGGTACCGTGACCTATACTCCGGAACAATACCGCGATAATATGGAAGCCTTGGTCGTTCGACTGAAACAGACTGGGGCCAAACTGATTTTTGCGACTACAAGTTATGTGCCCGAGGGCGAGGTAGGTCGCTTTGTCAAGTCCGATAAAATATACAATAAAATGGCCGTTGAAGTCATGAAAAAACACGGGGTAACCATAAATCCGCTAAATCGAATCTCAAAGAAGGTGTACAAGAAGCATGCTGCAGGTCCGGGGAATGTGCACTATACAAAAGAAGGCTACCGATTACTCTCCGAACCTGTGGTGAAATACATAGAAAAAAGCCTAGGCTTTTGA
- a CDS encoding arylsulfatase, translating to MKRSTTIWKKSIIPLLVFFLSFSGLAQVNGSVAGNGQKPNIVLIYADDLGIGLLGHEGQKIIKTPHIDQLAKEGVRFTNAYSNMLCAPARASLITGLHDCHKQGFEITPGGFYKKISTGNYEQGQIEKILNGALRPIPQNQVFLGQVAQEAGYITAQIGKLEWGFSTTDHQMKRHGWDRYYGYLDHVRAHGFYPPFLFEDGKLVDIEGNTLANCGKSGEPETPENFAERQNREGKAQYSQDLFMNKALDFISTNKDRPFFLYFPTQLPHGPVAIPEIHPDFINDERLTPVEKEYASMVKMLDDNVGQIMQKLKELKIDGETLVIFTADNGHEIYYGQKGRVEKPYTNIKTGERFDDVDHKYYSHLSGDVFDGNGGRAGMKRSNLQGGIQVPLIVRWPAKIEAGSSNDGLVANYDLLATMAEVTGFSKPFHTDGISFYEALVGKSTEVGREFVVYSSYTGPTLITDEGWKIRTDLNKQVFELFFLPDDFKEANDLSQQHPKKLKELKSRLLAACEGDLKNGHFTNRGSILKVARKKGKWTGGE from the coding sequence ATGAAACGTTCCACAACTATTTGGAAAAAAAGCATTATCCCGTTGCTTGTGTTCTTTTTGTCGTTTTCGGGCCTTGCGCAGGTAAACGGTAGCGTAGCCGGCAATGGACAAAAACCCAATATTGTCCTGATTTACGCAGATGACCTGGGGATAGGCTTGTTGGGCCATGAGGGGCAGAAAATTATAAAGACACCCCATATCGATCAACTGGCAAAAGAAGGGGTGCGATTTACCAATGCCTATTCCAACATGTTATGTGCACCGGCGCGTGCATCTTTGATTACCGGCCTGCATGATTGCCATAAACAAGGCTTCGAGATTACACCTGGGGGATTTTATAAAAAAATAAGCACGGGAAATTACGAGCAAGGGCAAATAGAAAAAATTCTTAACGGAGCCCTAAGGCCTATACCCCAAAATCAAGTATTCCTTGGTCAAGTGGCCCAAGAGGCGGGTTATATAACGGCCCAAATCGGAAAATTGGAATGGGGCTTTTCTACAACCGACCACCAAATGAAAAGACACGGGTGGGATCGTTACTATGGTTATCTCGACCATGTTCGGGCGCATGGGTTTTATCCTCCCTTTCTGTTTGAAGATGGCAAATTGGTCGATATAGAGGGGAATACCCTTGCTAACTGCGGAAAGTCGGGCGAACCCGAAACCCCTGAAAATTTTGCGGAACGGCAAAATAGGGAAGGGAAGGCGCAGTATTCCCAAGATTTGTTCATGAACAAGGCCCTCGATTTTATAAGTACGAACAAAGACCGGCCCTTTTTCCTTTATTTCCCTACACAATTGCCTCACGGTCCTGTAGCTATTCCTGAAATACATCCCGATTTTATCAATGACGAGCGCTTGACACCTGTCGAAAAGGAATACGCCTCCATGGTTAAAATGTTGGATGATAACGTGGGACAGATCATGCAAAAATTAAAGGAACTGAAAATCGATGGGGAAACCCTAGTGATATTTACGGCCGATAATGGCCATGAAATTTACTATGGGCAAAAAGGGCGTGTAGAAAAACCCTATACCAATATAAAGACAGGGGAACGCTTCGATGATGTAGATCATAAATACTACAGCCATTTGTCAGGGGATGTTTTTGACGGAAATGGCGGACGAGCGGGCATGAAAAGAAGTAACCTACAAGGGGGCATTCAAGTACCCTTGATCGTGCGATGGCCGGCTAAAATTGAAGCGGGAAGTAGTAACGATGGACTTGTTGCCAACTATGACCTATTGGCGACCATGGCCGAGGTTACCGGTTTTTCGAAACCTTTTCATACGGATGGCATATCGTTCTACGAGGCTTTAGTGGGAAAAAGTACGGAGGTAGGGCGCGAATTTGTGGTGTATTCCTCTTATACCGGACCCACATTGATTACCGATGAAGGATGGAAAATCAGGACCGATTTGAATAAACAGGTTTTTGAACTGTTTTTTCTGCCCGATGATTTTAAGGAAGCCAATGACTTGTCACAACAACATCCGAAGAAACTAAAAGAGCTCAAATCCCGCCTCTTGGCCGCCTGTGAGGGAGATTTAAAAAACGGCCACTTCACCAATAGAGGTAGTATTCTAAAAGTAGCACGAAAGAAAGGAAAATGGACGGGAGGGGAATAA